The genomic DNA TTATCCACAGAACTACGGTTTCATTCCTCGCACACTATGTGAAGATAATGACCCCATGGATGTTTTGGTTCTTATGCAGGTTGACTGAAACCTTATATGTTTCTCTTTGATTCATAAAATTGGTGATGCTTCTCATTATGATTGCTTTGCCTGAAATTTTTGATATCATATTTTTTCCATCCTGGTGCCATCAAGGACGAAATATAATCACAGAGATAACTGAACTTTTGCCAATCAAATGATTGTACAGGAACCAGTTATTCCAGGATGCTTCCTTCGTGCCAAGGCCATTGGACTTATGCCTATGATTGATCAGGCAAGAATGCAGATAATTAGTAATTTACATGCAATGCCAATCCTCAAGTTGTGCAACTAATGCTTATTGTTTTTTCTAAAAGGGAGAGAAAGATGATAAGATCATTGCAGTTTGTGCTGACGATCCTGAATACCGTCACTACAATGATATCAGTGAGCTACCTCCTCATCGGCTCGCGGAGATCCGACGCTTCTTTGAAGACTGTATCCTATCGAAGAGATGTTATATTAGATTTCATATTCTTGAGGTTCAATgcatgatttaatttttattttttttgaaaaaaaaagaacataCACAAGAATAAAACAAAAACAGATAACAACCTTGACGAAACTGTTCAGACAAAAAGAATGAGAACAAAGAGGTTGCGGTCAATGATTTCTTACCGGGGCAAAGTGCTCGTGAAGCCATCCATCACTCAATGTGAGTTACTCTCCGTGCCTTGCTTGAATTTCTAACTACCGAATGAATTGAAGCATTGACAGTGATATCGAATGATTCTATGTGCAATTATTCAGGGATCTCTACGCTGAATACATCTTACAAACTCTGAGGCAGTGAAAGCCCAAATCAAAGCCACCATATTCTATTTTGGAATCAAGAGTTGCAACGACGATATTGCACTACTTATCAGTCTTGAAGCTTTTGTACTACTTGTCAGTCTTGAAGTTTTTGGCGttgaattgttattttttttatcatttcatCTAACATACGATTGGATTGCTAATTAATGCTATAGCACAGTGAAAATTTCATTTTGTTAATTAAAGCTATATTTTATTATGCTTTCATAATTGCTTTTtattaaagaaaatataaatatgatttcatTTTATTATGCTTTCATAATTCCATCTCCAGTGATGCAATAGTAATTAAAACTACAATTTCTCAGTTGAGACGTTCATGGGAGCATTGATTTTTCTACATATATAATTATGGAACTccatttttaaatataattttagtaTTATTTTATATTAAGATCTGCCTTATTACTTCATAATAACGATGATTAGTGATTGTAACGCTCAAAGCGCTTTAGCGCCCACGAGCCTCATGAGCCCAAACGTAACCGCCATGGCCGCCCACCCGCCCGCCACCACTCTAGCGCACGACCTCGCCACCGGCGCCTTCCCCAGCAAAGCACCCACGCACCCGAACGCCACCAGAGCCGCgctcgccgccgccgccaccacgCCCAGCCTCACCCTGTAACTCCCTATAAACCCCGCCGCCAGCAGCGGCACCAGCGCCCCCACCGCGAACGCCATCGCCGACGCAGCCGCCGCCTGCAGCGGGCTCGGAAGCTGCTCCGGCCCCTCCTCTTCCATCTTCCCCTCCTCGCTCGCCTCCCTCCGCTTCTCCCTCCTCCGCTGCGCCGCCACCTCAATGTCCACCTGCGAGTACACCGACACGAACTCGCCGATGGCCATGCTGCACGCGCCGGCCACGAGCCCCGCGAAGCCCGAGAGGACCATCGCCTTCGCGTCGTCCTTCACGGCGCCGACGCCCATCATGAGCGACGCGGTGGAGACGAGCCCGTCGTTGGCGCCGAGCACCGCCGCGCGCAGCCACTGTGCGCGCCGGGAGCAGTCGTCCCGGACCTCGACGACGGCGCCGGCTGGAGCGACGACCGCCCCCTCCTCGAGACTTTCAAAAGAAAGCTTAATGCCGCTTCCATCAACGCTGGCCATGGATTAATTTTGCCGCGTGGAGACAGGGGAGGCAGTAGCAGGGAAGCAGTGTGGAAGACACACGCCGTGCGGCGGTCTCTTTATAGTCATTCTCCGGTCGTCATCGAGATAGTGATCGATCGACCATGGTGGTGGCGCCACTAAGTGGAGTATTCCGTAATTTAGTTAGGCCTCATTGGGCCTTTTTATCGAACATCTTCCACGCAGCATCAGAAACAGCTAGCTGAACCATTGCCCATGACCTAATTCCATGGTGAAAAATAAGAGGGTTGTTGTGTCAAAGGATGTCATGTATTtttacaatgacatgatattattcaTTTTAGAACTAGAtgctcatggttttatttttggactttttgaAAAAGACCACATACCAATGGAAATATCATGTATCCTTTTAACTCTATGATTTTTACACAATCTTTCCAATATGAgattttgattgaatcccaataatcttcccctcaaacgaaggaccacactTACTCTTATGGTTCGGGTCTTCTcgtgagcatctggtcaccctgacatgCTTGGGCCTCCTCACAAGCATTCGCACCTGGTCACCTTAAGCTACGGCGGGTCTTTCcgcgagcattcggtcaccttgacctgcttcggggcTCCTGACCTATTCATCTCCCCGCgagtatctggtcaccctgacctgctccaggtcTTCTCACAAGAATCCAGTCATCTTGACCTGCTCCAAGCCTCCCcgtaagtatccggtcaccctgacttgCTTCAGTGCCTCCTCACAAGCATTCGGTCATCCTAACCTACTCCAGGTCTCCCgacgagtatccggtcaccctgacttgTTTCGAACCTCTCcgcaagcatctggtcacttTGACCTATTTCGAGTTTCCCGTGAACATACGATCATCTTGACCTACTCCGGATCcactctcaacttcgttcaaggccctCCCACATGATATCTGGTCTGGACCCTGACCCTCCCACATGAGTTTAAAAatcagtcggtaattaccgacggaataaccaa from Zingiber officinale cultivar Zhangliang chromosome 4A, Zo_v1.1, whole genome shotgun sequence includes the following:
- the LOC121969280 gene encoding soluble inorganic pyrophosphatase PPA1-like → MNPQEGTNGTHKSLIPRLNQRILSSLSKRSVAAHPWHDLEIGPAAPAIFNVVVEISKGSKVKYELDKKTGLIKVDRILYSSVVYPQNYGFIPRTLCEDNDPMDVLVLMQEPVIPGCFLRAKAIGLMPMIDQGEKDDKIIAVCADDPEYRHYNDISELPPHRLAEIRRFFEDYKKNENKEVAVNDFLPGQSAREAIHHSMDLYAEYILQTLRQ
- the LOC121969279 gene encoding vacuolar iron transporter homolog 1-like, with protein sequence MASVDGSGIKLSFESLEEGAVVAPAGAVVEVRDDCSRRAQWLRAAVLGANDGLVSTASLMMGVGAVKDDAKAMVLSGFAGLVAGACSMAIGEFVSVYSQVDIEVAAQRRREKRREASEEGKMEEEGPEQLPSPLQAAAASAMAFAVGALVPLLAAGFIGSYRVRLGVVAAAASAALVAFGCVGALLGKAPVARSCARVVAGGWAAMAVTFGLMRLVGAKAL